In Flavivirga abyssicola, the following are encoded in one genomic region:
- a CDS encoding 30S ribosomal protein S16: MPVKIRLQRHGKKGKPYYWIVAADARSKRDGKYLEKLGAYNPNTNPATIELNIDGAVQWLQNGAQPTDTAKAILSYKGALLKNHLAGGVRKGALTEEQAEEKFNAWVEEKAGKVSAKADGLAKAEAKAKAKALEAEKAANEARIAAAAPVVEEEVAEDETPAAEAEASNEEE; encoded by the coding sequence ATGCCAGTAAAGATTAGATTACAAAGACACGGTAAAAAAGGAAAACCTTACTACTGGATCGTAGCAGCAGATGCACGTTCAAAAAGAGATGGTAAATACCTAGAAAAATTAGGGGCTTACAATCCAAACACAAACCCAGCAACTATCGAATTAAACATCGATGGTGCGGTACAATGGTTACAGAATGGTGCACAACCAACTGATACAGCCAAAGCTATTTTATCATACAAAGGCGCTTTATTAAAAAATCACCTAGCCGGTGGTGTTAGAAAAGGGGCTTTAACTGAAGAACAAGCAGAAGAAAAATTCAATGCTTGGGTAGAAGAGAAAGCTGGAAAAGTTAGTGCAAAAGCTGATGGTTTAGCTAAAGCTGAAGCAAAAGCAAAAGCAAAAGCTCTTGAAGCTGAAAAAGCGGCTAATGAAGCTCGTATTGCTGCAGCTGCTCCTGTTGTTGAAGAGGAAGTTGCTGAAGATGAAACTCCTGCTGCTGAAGCTGAAGCTTCAAACGAAGAAGAATAA
- a CDS encoding DUF2383 domain-containing protein: MKKENKILVKLNDIFLMNKVIEKIYIKTYEKVSEMNIKALLKEKSLERCNFSEILQNEIKKLGEDVEESIMSKRRYHFYMRSFSNLLQLDDNSDLLNAVYKIELLCIEKYNELLQEINLSLSLCRLLVKQRDHIQYGLRLIKKELDFVG; the protein is encoded by the coding sequence ATGAAAAAAGAAAATAAAATTTTAGTGAAGTTGAATGACATCTTTTTAATGAATAAAGTTATTGAAAAAATCTATATAAAAACATACGAAAAAGTCTCTGAGATGAATATAAAGGCCTTGTTAAAAGAAAAAAGTTTAGAACGATGTAATTTTAGTGAAATATTGCAAAATGAAATTAAAAAGTTAGGTGAAGATGTTGAAGAATCAATAATGTCAAAAAGACGATACCATTTTTATATGAGAAGTTTTAGCAATTTATTACAACTAGACGATAATAGTGATTTGCTAAATGCTGTTTATAAAATTGAGCTATTATGTATAGAAAAATATAATGAATTACTTCAGGAAATTAATTTGTCTTTATCACTTTGCAGGTTATTGGTGAAGCAACGGGATCATATTCAATACGGATTACGTTTAATAAAAAAAGAATTGGATTTTGTTGGTTAA
- the rimM gene encoding ribosome maturation factor RimM (Essential for efficient processing of 16S rRNA), which yields MRKEDCFYLGKIVKKYSFKGEVLAKLDTDQPELYENLDAIFLNLRNNLVPFFIERSQLHKSELLRIKFEDVDEEADADAIMKSDLYLPLDLLPKLEGNKFYFHEVIGFTIEDANYGKVGTIKAINDSTAQSLFEIDRNGIEILIPMNDEFIVKVDRGNKTILVETPEGLIDLYL from the coding sequence ATGCGAAAAGAAGATTGTTTTTACTTAGGTAAAATTGTTAAAAAATATAGTTTTAAAGGTGAGGTTTTAGCTAAACTCGACACAGATCAGCCTGAACTTTACGAAAACCTAGATGCTATTTTTTTAAACTTGAGAAATAACCTCGTTCCTTTTTTTATTGAACGCTCACAACTTCATAAATCAGAATTATTACGTATTAAATTTGAAGATGTTGATGAAGAAGCTGATGCAGATGCGATAATGAAAAGTGATTTGTATTTGCCTCTCGATTTACTCCCTAAACTAGAAGGGAATAAATTCTATTTCCATGAAGTCATTGGGTTTACTATTGAAGATGCTAATTATGGAAAAGTAGGAACCATAAAAGCTATAAACGATTCCACTGCACAATCACTTTTTGAAATAGACAGAAATGGTATTGAAATTTTAATTCCTATGAATGACGAGTTTATCGTAAAGGTGGATAGAGGGAATAAAACTATTTTGGTTGAAACACCAGAAGGGCTAATCGACTTATATCTGTAA
- a CDS encoding acyl-CoA dehydrogenase family protein, which produces MRPDLFEAPDYYNLDELLTDEHKLVRDAAREWVKREVSPIIEDYAQKAEFPTQIINGLAEIGAFGPYIPMEYGGAGLDQISYGLIMQEIERGDSGVRSTASVQSSLVMYPIWKYGNEEQRQKYLPKLASGEWIGCFGLTEPDHGSNPGGMVTNFKDMGDHYLLNGAKMWISNAPFAQVAVVWAKNEEGRIHGLIVERGMEGFTTPETHNKWSLRASATGELIFDNVKVPKENLLPNKSGLGAPLGCLDSARYGIAWGAIGAAMDCYDTALRYSKERMQFGKPIGQFQLQQKKLAEMITEITKAQLLTWRLGVLRNDSKATSAQISMAKRNNVDMAINIAREARQMLGGMGITGEYSIMRHSMNLESVITYEGTHDIHLLITGLDITGLNAFK; this is translated from the coding sequence ATGCGACCAGACTTATTCGAAGCTCCCGATTATTACAACCTTGATGAGTTACTAACAGATGAACATAAATTAGTACGAGATGCCGCTCGTGAATGGGTAAAACGTGAGGTGTCTCCAATTATTGAAGACTACGCACAAAAAGCAGAATTTCCGACACAAATCATTAACGGCTTAGCAGAAATTGGTGCTTTTGGCCCTTATATCCCTATGGAATATGGTGGTGCAGGATTAGATCAAATTTCTTATGGTTTAATCATGCAAGAAATAGAGCGTGGTGACTCAGGTGTTAGAAGTACAGCTTCTGTTCAATCTTCATTAGTTATGTATCCTATTTGGAAATACGGGAATGAGGAACAACGCCAAAAATATTTACCAAAATTAGCCAGTGGTGAGTGGATAGGTTGTTTTGGTTTAACAGAGCCTGATCACGGCAGCAACCCTGGTGGCATGGTTACAAACTTTAAAGATATGGGAGACCATTATCTTTTAAATGGTGCCAAAATGTGGATTAGTAATGCACCATTTGCTCAAGTTGCAGTGGTATGGGCAAAAAATGAAGAAGGACGTATTCATGGGTTAATTGTTGAGCGTGGCATGGAAGGTTTTACAACCCCAGAAACTCATAATAAATGGTCACTACGTGCTTCTGCAACTGGTGAACTTATTTTTGATAATGTTAAAGTACCAAAAGAAAACTTACTTCCTAATAAATCTGGATTAGGCGCTCCCCTAGGCTGCCTAGACTCTGCGCGCTATGGTATTGCGTGGGGCGCTATTGGAGCTGCTATGGATTGCTATGATACGGCACTTCGATACAGTAAAGAACGTATGCAATTTGGAAAACCTATTGGTCAGTTTCAATTGCAACAAAAAAAATTAGCAGAAATGATTACCGAAATTACCAAAGCACAATTGCTAACTTGGAGACTTGGTGTTTTACGTAATGACAGTAAAGCAACATCTGCACAAATATCTATGGCAAAACGTAATAATGTAGACATGGCTATAAATATTGCTCGAGAAGCCAGACAAATGCTTGGAGGTATGGGTATTACAGGAGAATACAGCATTATGCGCCATTCTATGAATCTGGAGAGTGTCATTACTTATGAAGGCACACACGATATACATTTACTTATTACTGGTTTAGATATTACTGGGCTAAATGCTTTCAAATAA
- a CDS encoding lactonase family protein, with the protein MKLKLLLFCFAFTLLNIQAQNIPLYVGTYTNGESEGIYQLEFNTETGSLNNKKLAINIDNPSFLAYSPDKKYLYSANQSEDGYVSSYKINNDGTLLLLTRVSSNGEGPCHISINEHGDKIVVSNYNAGTVSIYPINKDGSLKEASQVFNHNSENEKSHAHSAKFSKDDLFVADLGRNAIYHYKITDDSYKLESPSIIKMEGNPGPRHFSLDKKNKFLYVINEYGGSITSIKKTKKGFKQIDFDSTLDENYKGKNKCADIHLSKDGRFLYGSNRGENSIAVFKRNTRNGTLDKIQNMSVHGDWPRNFSLDPTGKFLLVANKKSNNISVFKIDNESGKLTFLHSIDLPAPVCLLF; encoded by the coding sequence ATGAAACTTAAATTATTATTATTCTGTTTTGCTTTTACACTACTAAATATTCAAGCTCAAAATATCCCATTATATGTCGGCACCTATACTAATGGGGAAAGCGAGGGTATTTACCAACTTGAATTCAATACTGAAACAGGAAGCTTAAACAACAAAAAACTGGCTATAAACATAGATAATCCTTCTTTTTTAGCTTATTCTCCAGACAAAAAATACCTGTATTCTGCAAACCAAAGTGAGGACGGGTATGTATCATCATATAAAATCAATAATGACGGTACTTTATTGCTTTTAACACGAGTTAGCAGTAATGGCGAAGGGCCTTGTCATATTTCGATAAATGAACATGGGGATAAAATTGTAGTTTCTAATTACAATGCAGGTACCGTATCTATTTACCCTATCAATAAAGATGGTAGCCTAAAAGAAGCTTCTCAGGTTTTTAATCATAATTCAGAAAATGAAAAATCACATGCGCATTCCGCTAAGTTCTCTAAAGACGATTTGTTTGTTGCCGATTTAGGCAGAAATGCTATTTATCATTATAAAATAACAGACGATAGTTATAAACTCGAATCTCCTTCTATTATTAAAATGGAAGGGAATCCTGGACCACGTCATTTTTCATTAGACAAAAAAAATAAATTCCTATATGTTATTAATGAGTACGGAGGTTCTATTACTTCAATTAAAAAAACAAAAAAAGGCTTTAAGCAAATAGATTTCGATTCTACTTTAGATGAAAATTATAAAGGCAAAAACAAGTGTGCAGACATTCATTTATCTAAAGACGGGCGCTTTTTATATGGCTCTAACCGAGGTGAAAACTCCATTGCAGTTTTTAAGCGTAATACTCGAAACGGTACTTTAGATAAAATTCAAAACATGAGTGTTCATGGGGATTGGCCTCGAAATTTCTCATTGGATCCAACGGGTAAATTCCTTTTGGTAGCCAATAAAAAGAGCAACAATATTAGTGTATTTAAGATAGATAACGAATCCGGAAAACTTACTTTTTTACACTCTATAGATTTACCTGCTCCTGTTTGTTTATTATTTTAA
- a CDS encoding tRNA1(Val) (adenine(37)-N6)-methyltransferase translates to MSKKPFVFKQFSVNQERCAMKIGTDSVLLGAWTSVKDNTFSVLDIGAGTGILSLMLAQRSHAEVIDAIEIDDGAYEECVDNFEQSPWGDRLFCYHAALEEFVNEIDDKYDLIISNPPFYSPSLASPSLPEGEKLMSNARKTARFQDAMPFDHLIESVSKLLSEDGIFSVIIPFKEEEKLIHLASKLNLIPNKILHIKGTPTSEIKRSLIEFSFSKSDLKTDSLIIETSRHQYTEDYINLTKDFYLKM, encoded by the coding sequence ATGTCTAAAAAACCTTTTGTTTTTAAACAATTTTCAGTAAATCAAGAGCGATGCGCCATGAAAATTGGTACCGATAGTGTTTTACTAGGTGCTTGGACATCCGTTAAAGATAATACATTTTCAGTATTGGATATTGGTGCCGGCACTGGTATTTTATCACTTATGTTAGCACAACGAAGCCATGCGGAAGTTATTGATGCCATAGAAATTGATGACGGCGCTTATGAAGAATGTGTCGATAATTTTGAACAATCGCCTTGGGGAGACAGATTGTTTTGTTATCATGCTGCACTTGAAGAATTTGTTAATGAGATAGACGATAAATACGACCTCATCATTTCCAATCCTCCTTTTTATTCTCCCTCTCTGGCTTCGCCATCTCTCCCAGAAGGAGAGAAATTGATGTCTAACGCACGAAAAACAGCACGTTTTCAAGATGCCATGCCATTTGATCATTTAATTGAAAGTGTCTCAAAATTATTATCAGAAGACGGTATTTTTTCAGTAATTATTCCATTTAAAGAAGAAGAAAAACTAATTCATTTAGCTTCAAAACTCAATCTCATTCCAAACAAAATACTGCACATAAAAGGAACTCCAACTTCCGAAATTAAGCGAAGTTTAATTGAATTTTCTTTCTCTAAGAGCGATCTAAAAACTGACAGTTTAATTATTGAAACATCAAGACATCAATATACTGAGGATTACATAAATCTTACTAAAGATTTTTACTTAAAAATGTAA